A DNA window from Mobula hypostoma chromosome 3, sMobHyp1.1, whole genome shotgun sequence contains the following coding sequences:
- the LOC134343501 gene encoding growth-regulated alpha protein-like, which yields MDRTATVTILILLLCAIAAQGIPIPGAQRWCQCLQTSSDIIHPMSIQSLKYIPRGSHCDKAEVIVTLKNKTKKCVHPDAKWLEVLMTAFKGAKKQNLKN from the exons ATGGACAGAACAGCCACTGTAACCATCCTCATCCTCCTTCTGTGTGCCATTGCTGCACAGG GTATTCCGATCCCAGGAGCACAAAGATGGTGCCAGTGCCTTCAGACCAGCTCTGATATTATTCATCCGATGTCCATCCAGAGCTTGAAATATATTCCCCGTGGATCCCACTGTGATAAAGCAGAAGTAAT TGTTACCCTGAAAAATAAGACTAAAAAGTGTGTGCACCCTGATGCCAAGTGGTTGGAGGTCCTCATGACTGCCTTTAAAG GTGCTAAAAAGCAGAATTTAAAAAATTGA